The Lysobacter gummosus genome includes a region encoding these proteins:
- a CDS encoding TonB-dependent receptor, producing the protein MRYALSAAIAVALAPGLALAQDAAAPAPQAAAPGNDSATTLDAVVVSGTARFKGLRKRDASFSITTASAEQLQEAVPLSTADALKVVPGVWAESAGGSTGANIFVRGMPSEGDAPFVTVQMDGAPLFPPPTLSFLENSTLFRMDDTIDRMEVLRGGPSPIFSNGQPGATVNFIQKKGGEEPAGSVRVGLGSDGFRRVDLFNSGKLAEGWYYSVGGFYRTTDGVRDTQFPADKGGQFSATLTHSWDKGEITVYARHTNDKNAFFTPIPLLSRDNGSSLSSFPGLDAQTGTLLGNDFRHVTIPTGPGGQTISRDLADGRGVNLDVFGASMDFYLGDWTISDRVNFVSGSAPTNGLFTGASPQTLGSFIAGFGSAGTATYVNGGGAVDPNQQVLTAGFWVVDKEIESFTNDLRFSKDLFEGNTLTAGVYFARYSSKDTWYLGNNMLLTAQNNARRINLSLADGRQVTRDGFTGTSFFSLRGDYDGQNTAVFVADEWQINDRLRLDGGIRYEWQQVDGTVHDTATVDLDGNPNTLYDNNTSVSLPSSRRIDQDDKHFSWTLGLNYKLTDSASVFARANSGYKLPAFDNLRDGNNKVQEIDQYELGFKSGNSVYDLYLTAFYNSFTNSPFQAFLDDGTNFTTAGDSRAYGVEVEGAVRPIGGLELALTGVWLDAKYENYREFTGNQVMRQPKQQFRFTPSYFWTLPFGDLKIFATYSRIGDRFADLANTQKLPSYETLDVGANMHVGDHWEFALSGSNVTNELGLTEGNVRVPGAASGGVFMGRPIAGRQYLFSAAYKW; encoded by the coding sequence ATGCGTTACGCGCTGTCGGCGGCGATCGCCGTCGCCCTCGCCCCCGGCCTCGCGCTGGCCCAGGACGCGGCCGCCCCGGCGCCGCAGGCCGCCGCGCCCGGCAACGATTCGGCGACCACGCTCGACGCGGTCGTGGTCAGCGGCACCGCCCGCTTCAAGGGCCTGCGCAAGCGCGACGCGAGTTTCTCGATCACCACCGCATCGGCCGAACAGTTGCAGGAGGCCGTGCCGCTGAGCACCGCCGACGCGCTCAAGGTCGTGCCGGGCGTGTGGGCCGAATCGGCCGGCGGCAGCACCGGTGCGAACATCTTCGTGCGCGGCATGCCGTCGGAAGGCGATGCGCCGTTCGTGACCGTGCAGATGGACGGCGCACCGCTGTTCCCGCCGCCGACCCTGTCGTTCCTGGAAAACTCCACGCTGTTCCGCATGGACGACACCATCGACCGCATGGAAGTGCTGCGCGGCGGTCCCAGCCCGATCTTCTCCAACGGCCAGCCCGGCGCCACGGTCAACTTCATCCAGAAGAAAGGCGGCGAAGAACCGGCCGGCAGCGTCCGCGTCGGCCTGGGCAGCGACGGTTTCCGCCGCGTCGATCTGTTCAACAGCGGCAAGCTCGCCGAAGGCTGGTACTACAGCGTCGGCGGCTTCTACCGCACCACCGACGGCGTTCGCGACACCCAGTTCCCGGCCGACAAGGGCGGCCAGTTCAGCGCCACCCTGACCCACAGTTGGGATAAGGGCGAGATCACCGTGTACGCGCGCCACACCAACGACAAGAACGCGTTCTTCACTCCGATCCCGCTGCTGTCGCGCGACAACGGCAGCAGCCTGTCGAGCTTCCCGGGCCTGGATGCGCAGACCGGCACCCTGCTCGGCAACGATTTCCGCCACGTCACCATTCCGACCGGACCGGGCGGACAGACCATCAGCCGCGATCTCGCCGACGGCCGCGGCGTCAACCTCGACGTGTTCGGCGCGTCGATGGACTTCTATCTGGGCGACTGGACCATCAGCGACCGCGTCAACTTCGTCAGCGGCAGCGCCCCGACCAACGGCCTGTTCACCGGCGCCAGCCCGCAGACGCTGGGATCGTTCATCGCCGGATTCGGCAGCGCCGGCACCGCGACCTACGTCAACGGCGGCGGCGCGGTCGATCCGAACCAGCAGGTGCTGACCGCGGGCTTCTGGGTGGTGGACAAGGAAATCGAATCGTTCACCAACGACCTGCGCTTCAGCAAGGACCTGTTCGAAGGCAACACGTTGACGGCGGGCGTGTACTTCGCGCGTTACTCGTCGAAGGACACCTGGTACCTGGGCAACAACATGCTGCTGACCGCGCAGAACAACGCGCGCCGCATCAATCTATCCCTGGCCGACGGCCGCCAGGTCACCCGTGACGGTTTCACCGGCACCTCGTTCTTCTCCCTGCGCGGCGATTACGACGGCCAGAACACCGCGGTGTTCGTCGCCGACGAATGGCAGATCAACGACCGCCTGCGCCTGGACGGCGGCATCCGCTACGAGTGGCAGCAAGTGGACGGCACCGTGCACGACACCGCCACGGTCGATCTGGACGGCAATCCGAACACGCTGTACGACAACAACACCTCGGTGTCGCTGCCCAGCTCGCGCCGCATCGACCAGGACGACAAGCATTTCTCCTGGACCCTGGGCCTGAACTACAAGCTCACCGACAGCGCCAGCGTGTTCGCCCGCGCCAACTCCGGCTACAAGCTGCCGGCCTTCGACAACCTGCGCGACGGCAACAACAAGGTGCAGGAGATCGATCAGTACGAATTGGGCTTCAAGTCCGGCAACTCGGTCTACGACCTGTACCTGACCGCGTTCTACAACAGCTTCACCAACTCGCCGTTCCAGGCCTTCCTCGACGACGGCACCAACTTCACCACCGCCGGCGATTCGCGCGCTTACGGCGTGGAAGTCGAAGGCGCGGTGCGCCCGATCGGCGGCCTGGAACTGGCCCTGACCGGCGTGTGGCTGGACGCGAAGTACGAGAACTACCGCGAGTTCACCGGCAACCAGGTGATGCGCCAGCCCAAGCAGCAGTTCCGCTTCACCCCGAGCTATTTCTGGACGCTGCCGTTCGGCGATCTGAAGATCTTCGCGACCTACTCGCGCATCGGCGACCGTTTCGCCGATCTGGCCAATACCCAGAAGCTGCCTTCGTACGAAACGCTGGATGTCGGCGCGAACATGCATGTGGGCGATCACTGGGAGTTCGCGCTCAGCGGCAGCAATGTGACCAACGAGTTGGGTCTGACCGAAGGCAATGTGCGCGTGCCGGGTGCGGCCAGCGGCGGTGTGTTCATGGGGCGGCCGATCGCGGGGCGGCAGTATCTGTTCTCGGCGGCTTACAAGTGGTGA